The window TGCCTCCCCACGGGGGAATTGCCTTAGGGTTAGACCGCATTGTAATGTTATTAACAAATAGTGAATCAATTCGTGATGTAATTGCCTTTCCTAAAAATGCTTCGGGGGTTGACCCGATGACTAGTTCACCAAGTACGGTAACAGCAGAAAAATTAACTGAATTAGGAATTAAATTAGTTGATGAACATTAATGATTTATTAAAAAAAATTAATGAACTAGCTAAGAAGCAAAAAGAGAGAACTTTAACTGACAATGAAAAACAATTACAGCATCAACTTCGCCAACAATACTTAGAAGAATTTCGAAAAAAATTTTTAAATGAATTAAAAACGATTAAGGTAGTTAATGAAAAAGGAGAGGATGTTACTCCGGAGAAATTAAAAAAATTAAACCATCAAAATCAAAAAATTAAAAGCATTAAAAAAGATGATAAAATTTAATATCTTTTTTAGTTTGCTAATTGTCAATTGTTTTCTCTTTGCTGGGACTGGTCCGTTTTTTATTTAACCAAACCCCACTCATAATCCCAAAAGGCATAAAAATAATAAAGACTGTAAAAATTGATAAAATTAAAACAGCGGCTCCTTCACTCTTTGTTGAGTGGTTACTTTTAATTTTTATTTTAACAGTATCTGTTAACGGGATTCAGCACGCAAATCCAATAAAGCATATGAAAAAGTCTTCTATATATTCCTCTGTTTTTAATTATAACAAAAAAAAAAAAAACGAATTTTTTCCCGTAACTTATTTTAATATTTTTAGGTTATTTTTACAAAATTAATAATTATTGGTTAGTTAAAATTATAAAGAAAAAATAAGATTTTCTTGATTTTTGCTTATAAATTATAAAAAAAAATGTAAAATATAAGTATAAAGTTCGCTAAATATTTGATGAGGAGGAACAATATATATGAACAAATCAATTAATACTGTGAGAATGTTAGGGATTGAAGCAGTTAATAAAGCAAACTCGGGTCATCCCGGGATTATTTTAGGTGCTGCGCCAATGGCCTATACTTTATTTACTAAACATTTAAGAGTTAACCCCGAAGTTGATAAATGAATTAATCGTGATCGTTTTATTTTATCAGCTGGTCATGGGAGCGCCTTATTATATTCATTATTACATTTATCAGGATTTAATATTACAATTGATGATTTAAAAAAATTCCGCCAGTTAGGATCAATTACTCCTGGTCACCCCGAATCATACTTAACCCCTGGGGTGGATGTTACAACCGGACCATTAGGGCAAGGGATTGCGATGGCAGTTGGTCAGGCAGTTGCGGAAACTCACTTAAGTGCGCGCTATAATAAACCTAATTATAATTTATTTGACCATTATACTTATGTGATTTGTGGAGATGGTGATTTACAAGAAGGGGTTGCCCAAGAAGCAATTTCACTAGCTGGTCATTGAAAATTAAATAAATTAATTGTTTTATTTGATTCAAATGATGTCCAATTAGATAATATGGTTAGTGTTGCTCAAAGCGAAAATATTGCTGATCGTTTTAAAGCAGCGCAGTGAAACTATCTATTAGTTAAAGATGGGAATGATACAGCGGCAATTAATAAGGCCATTGAACAAGCAAAAACAAGTGATAAGCCAACTTTAATTGAAGTTAAAACGGTGATTGGTTTTGGAGCAACTAAGCAAGGAACGCCCGCTGTGCATGGTTCACCATTAGGAACTGATATTGAAACAGTTAAAAAAGTATTAGCATGAACAGAAAAAGATTTTTATGTTCCGGGAGAAGTTTATGAAGACTTTGAAACCAATGTTAAAGAACGGGGAATTAAAGAATATGACCGTTGAATTGCTCTTTATGAAAAATATTTGCAAGAATTTCCCGACCTAGGAAAAGAATTAGAACGTGCTATCCACGGTAATTTTACAATTAAAGCACAAGACTTTTTAGATTTAGCTCCAAGTAAACCCCAAGCAACCCGTGTCAGCAGTGGTAAAATTGTTGATCGCATTTCTGAATTACTACCAAACTGAATGGGGGGGAGTGCAGATTTAACTGGGAGTACTAAAGCAAAAGGCGCCGATGGTAATTACCAATTTGATAATCGGTTAGGAAGGAACATTGCCTATGGGGTCCGGGAATTTGCCATGGGAGCTATTAATAATGGAATCTATACCCATGGGGGGATTTTACCATTTGCTGGTGGTTTCTTTGTCTTTGCCGATTATATAAAACCAGCAATCCGGTTAAGTTCGCTAATGGAAATTCCAGTGCTATATGTATTATCCCATGATTCAATTGCGGTTGGTGAAGATGGACCAACCCACCAACCAATTGAACAATTAGCAATGCTTCGTAGTCAACCAAACTTAAATGTTTTCCGTCCTTGTGATTTTAAAGAAACCCTAGGAAGTTATTTAGAAGCATTACAACAAAAACACACTCCAAGTGCAATTTTAATTACACGGCAAGATTTACCAGAGTTAGAAACAACTAGTGCTCAAGATGTTAATAAGGGAGCCTATAAAGTTTTTGGGGCTGATCATAATAATGATGTTAATATCCTGGCCACGGGTAGTGAAGTTAGCTTAGCAATTAATGTAGCAAAAAAATTAACTGAAAAAAATATTTCCGCCAAAGTTATTTCAATGCCTTGTTGAGAATTATTTGCTAAACAACCAGCAGATTATCAAACAACCTTACTAGAAAAAAAAGCTTTAAAGGTTTCGTTAGAATTAGGAACAACTTTTGGGTGAGAAAGATATACTGGTAACGAGGGAATTAATATTGGAATTGATACTTTTGGTCAATCTGGAAACTTTCATTCGGTTCTAGAATACTTTAACTTTAATGTTGAACATATTAGTAATAAAATTATTAAAAAATTAGGAAAATAAGATTAGAATCTGGGTTTAGCCCAGATTTTATTTATTTTTTAACAAAAAAAATGTTTAAAAATAGCAAGGATGCCATTTGTCCGGTAAATATATCAAAATTATTTTATGATATACTAAAAGTGTAAATAAATAGTTAACAGAGTACTTAAAGTACCTAACAAGTTTAAAATGTTGGGTACTTTTTGTTTTATTCTCTAACTTTTATTTTATTTAATTTACCAGAAGGGATCAAATGAAATGATATCAAATAATAACTTAAATCAACTGTGTAAAAATTGTCAAAGTAATTTACAAGAATTATTTCAAAAAATTAAACAAAAAAAGCCGATGTTATTAAAACAATTACAATTTTTAAATGTGTACATTGGGGAAAATAATAGTGCACAAAGTGATTATAAAATTAAGC is drawn from Spiroplasma mirum ATCC 29335 and contains these coding sequences:
- a CDS encoding DUF896 domain-containing protein, encoding MNINDLLKKINELAKKQKERTLTDNEKQLQHQLRQQYLEEFRKKFLNELKTIKVVNEKGEDVTPEKLKKLNHQNQKIKSIKKDDKI
- the tkt gene encoding transketolase; this encodes MNKSINTVRMLGIEAVNKANSGHPGIILGAAPMAYTLFTKHLRVNPEVDKWINRDRFILSAGHGSALLYSLLHLSGFNITIDDLKKFRQLGSITPGHPESYLTPGVDVTTGPLGQGIAMAVGQAVAETHLSARYNKPNYNLFDHYTYVICGDGDLQEGVAQEAISLAGHWKLNKLIVLFDSNDVQLDNMVSVAQSENIADRFKAAQWNYLLVKDGNDTAAINKAIEQAKTSDKPTLIEVKTVIGFGATKQGTPAVHGSPLGTDIETVKKVLAWTEKDFYVPGEVYEDFETNVKERGIKEYDRWIALYEKYLQEFPDLGKELERAIHGNFTIKAQDFLDLAPSKPQATRVSSGKIVDRISELLPNWMGGSADLTGSTKAKGADGNYQFDNRLGRNIAYGVREFAMGAINNGIYTHGGILPFAGGFFVFADYIKPAIRLSSLMEIPVLYVLSHDSIAVGEDGPTHQPIEQLAMLRSQPNLNVFRPCDFKETLGSYLEALQQKHTPSAILITRQDLPELETTSAQDVNKGAYKVFGADHNNDVNILATGSEVSLAINVAKKLTEKNISAKVISMPCWELFAKQPADYQTTLLEKKALKVSLELGTTFGWERYTGNEGINIGIDTFGQSGNFHSVLEYFNFNVEHISNKIIKKLGK